A part of Microbacterium terregens genomic DNA contains:
- a CDS encoding IclR family transcriptional regulator, protein MTESGEGVLTRAMRVLQCFSEAEPQLSATQLAERTGLAASTLHRLMAQLVEFGLLARAPGHRYTIGARLWELGELSPLSLRLRETALPHMLRLYEATGENVHLAVLDAPTPESATALYVGRVTGKGSIPTLSRMGGRHPLHATGVGKALLATRDDAWLSRFFSVPLRRETMLSITSEAALRADLVRTRTRGYAITREEMTLGNVSVAAALPPAEALPPAAIGIVVHLESADERRLGGLVVQAAKDLSRDLRDSR, encoded by the coding sequence ATGACCGAGAGCGGCGAGGGCGTCCTTACTCGCGCGATGCGCGTGCTGCAGTGCTTCAGCGAAGCGGAACCGCAGCTGTCGGCCACTCAGCTGGCCGAGCGCACCGGCCTGGCGGCATCCACCCTGCATCGGCTGATGGCGCAGCTGGTCGAGTTCGGCCTGCTCGCCCGCGCACCGGGTCATCGCTACACGATCGGCGCGCGACTGTGGGAGCTCGGCGAGTTGTCTCCGCTCTCGCTCCGCCTACGCGAGACCGCGCTGCCGCACATGCTGCGCCTTTACGAGGCCACCGGAGAGAACGTGCACCTCGCGGTGCTGGATGCTCCGACGCCGGAGTCGGCGACCGCGCTGTACGTCGGCCGGGTGACCGGCAAGGGGTCGATTCCGACGCTGAGCCGGATGGGCGGCCGGCATCCGCTGCACGCCACCGGCGTGGGCAAGGCGCTTCTGGCCACCCGTGACGACGCATGGCTCTCACGCTTCTTCTCGGTGCCCCTGCGGCGCGAGACGATGCTCTCGATCACCTCGGAGGCGGCCCTCCGAGCCGACCTGGTGCGCACCCGCACGCGCGGCTACGCGATCACGCGCGAAGAGATGACGCTCGGGAACGTGTCGGTGGCGGCGGCACTGCCCCCCGCCGAGGCGCTGCCGCCCGCGGCGATCGGCATCGTCGTGCATCTGGAGAGCGCGGATGAGCGCCGCCTGGGCGGACTCGTGGTCCAGGCCGCCAAGGATCTGAGCAGAGACCTGCGCGATTCCCGCTGA
- a CDS encoding ABC transporter substrate-binding protein has protein sequence MSTLRKKVRITSVVAGIGIVAVLAAGCSRGGASDGADATDGPAEASPGITDTSLTFGITSPLTGGTAGPGNCTVDGALAYFGVKNAEGGIEFGDGKTRTIEIKSYDDGYDPQKALTNFQQMVSDGVFAAGVGLGTPTNRAWREAAIDEGVPQVLVMTGDPIFSDREESPEQIGLVPIYQQEGGAFGELLAESGEDHKVAILSQNDDYGDGYVEGFKEAIEGASNIEVVKELTYEATDTSVDAQLTELAASGADVFFNAMSITPLVISALKKTEELGWLPSWFLPSNTSSPGGILQQPDVHADAFPGVYTVAFSQSAASPAFQESEEGQAFLAAIDEYTNQEGVPAFPHCVWSWIAGATLEQAFTKMTEPTRESFMEALLSIQDFSAPFMLEGSVIDTTIDGKPAVSQVIVQKYNGKGYANADVFG, from the coding sequence ATGAGCACACTCCGGAAGAAGGTGCGGATCACTTCGGTCGTCGCCGGAATCGGCATCGTCGCCGTTCTGGCCGCCGGCTGCAGCCGCGGCGGCGCGAGCGATGGCGCAGACGCCACCGATGGTCCCGCCGAGGCGAGCCCCGGCATCACCGACACGAGCCTCACGTTCGGTATCACCAGCCCGCTCACCGGCGGCACCGCTGGGCCCGGCAACTGCACGGTCGACGGCGCACTCGCCTACTTCGGCGTCAAGAACGCCGAGGGCGGCATCGAATTCGGCGACGGCAAGACGCGCACCATCGAGATCAAGTCGTACGACGACGGCTACGACCCGCAGAAGGCGCTGACGAACTTCCAGCAGATGGTCTCGGACGGCGTCTTCGCCGCCGGCGTAGGACTGGGCACGCCCACCAACCGCGCCTGGCGCGAGGCGGCCATCGACGAGGGCGTCCCGCAGGTCCTCGTCATGACCGGCGACCCGATCTTCAGCGATCGCGAAGAGAGCCCCGAGCAGATCGGACTCGTGCCGATCTACCAGCAGGAGGGCGGCGCGTTCGGCGAGCTGCTCGCCGAGTCGGGTGAAGACCACAAGGTCGCGATCCTCTCGCAGAACGACGACTACGGCGACGGCTACGTCGAGGGCTTCAAGGAGGCCATCGAGGGCGCGTCGAACATCGAGGTCGTCAAGGAGCTCACGTACGAGGCGACCGACACCTCGGTGGACGCGCAGCTCACCGAGCTCGCCGCGAGCGGTGCCGACGTGTTCTTCAACGCCATGTCGATCACCCCGCTGGTCATCTCGGCACTGAAGAAGACCGAAGAGCTCGGCTGGCTGCCCAGCTGGTTCCTGCCGTCCAACACGTCCAGCCCCGGTGGCATCCTCCAGCAGCCCGACGTGCACGCGGACGCCTTCCCGGGTGTCTACACGGTGGCGTTCTCCCAGTCGGCGGCAAGCCCCGCCTTCCAGGAGAGCGAAGAGGGTCAGGCGTTCCTGGCCGCGATCGACGAGTACACGAACCAGGAGGGCGTCCCCGCCTTCCCGCACTGCGTGTGGAGCTGGATCGCCGGCGCGACGCTCGAGCAGGCCTTCACGAAGATGACCGAGCCGACCCGTGAGTCCTTCATGGAGGCGCTCCTGAGCATTCAGGACTTCTCGGCACCGTTCATGCTCGAAGGGTCGGTCATCGACACCACGATCGACGGAAAGCCTGCCGTTTCGCAGGTCATCGTGCAGAAGTACAACGGCAAGGGCTACGCCAACGCCGACGTCTTCGGATGA